The genomic window GATGTAGTTCCTGCGTTCGCAGCGAGAGCACGCGAGCACCACTCGGACCCGCATGTTTCCCACTGGTTACTCCGTAATATCCGTGACGACACCGGCACCGACCGTCCGACCGCCCTCGCGAATGGCGAACCGAAGTTCCTTCTC from Gemmatimonadota bacterium includes these protein-coding regions:
- a CDS encoding elongation factor Tu, whose translation is EKELRFAIREGGRTVGAGVVTDITE